One genomic window of Parasteatoda tepidariorum isolate YZ-2023 chromosome 9, CAS_Ptep_4.0, whole genome shotgun sequence includes the following:
- the LOC107454771 gene encoding kelch-like protein 3, producing MDAILPENIFLKFRNLSDITLITEDGCKFRAHKILLAQTSRYFETLFCGNFKHSIQTLVPIVKGEILQEILCYIYEKKDILTTDNVSDILLASDYLIIDELFKNCNTFILNGGITVDNCIQVFNCAWKIELDDIKTKCKRFIEIHCEEAFMNPMANVRNMPLPAIKEILECDNLNISDESIVWNIVISWIKGNAADRMDHFPEILKYVRLQEMDEILINKMELPPVFKDNPFCFDFSFINNIQTAAISKMMEQAKALPLSITGLRGPRIPTSIYFICKQVPQRKAELFITYDFNFDYWYYLGKFPLHRDVNYTEICIAGQFVYFSFYNNPTRIKAFDLIRETWTFINSVPQRRSLYTAVSINDDLYALGGMLSMVQSVDSSFIDINNIGRNPANILFNQINAADVENLNPDDDNSLMFVDLFDDEEAEDGNDNLNGNQGEETNDINENLDHALEDEAAYLNSDPDDEHETYGSVELPDEEANTSADEPLDDEVQFSETDMNGTQDLHDDYHVIRSRYDVVQRYNRESNTWQLMHPMNAAHIIRAVTLNNMIYVIGEGVDYEEMVCQFYDPNRDSWTLIPTPEFYRTNCAVVTFCGKLYLIGGQNRYFADLRKVEEYNPTENSWRLLPDLPYIYFDPEAIVIKNTILVYDQSALWGENHTSVTWDSEMQSWRTASFISEELLTEMRRSQIIVAENQAMLKELIGKHKRKRSVWVKSDLENLNLDNVEI from the coding sequence atggatgCTATTTtgcctgaaaatatttttcttaagtttcgAAATTTATCTGACATCACATTGATAACTGAAGATGGTTGTAAATTTAGAGCTCACAAAATTTTGCTAGCTCAAACAAGCAGATATTTTGAGACACTCTTTTGCGGAAATTTCAAGCACTCTATACAGACTTTAGTACCAATAGTAAAAGGCGAaatattacaagaaatattGTGTTACATCTatgaaaagaaagatattttaaccACGGACAATGTGTCAGACATCCTTCTGGCTTCAGATTATCTAATAATTGATGAATTGTTCAAAAACTGCAACACATTTATACTCAATGGTGGAATAACAGTAGACAATTGTATACAAGTCTTTAACTGTGCATGGAAGATCGAACTGGATGACATTAAAACCAAATGTAAACGATTTATTGAAATTCACTGCGAAGAAGCTTTCATGAATCCAATGGCAAATGTCAGGAATATGCCTTTACCTGCaatcaaagaaattttggaATGTGACAATCTTAATATTTCGGACGAATCAATTGTATGGAATATTGTAATATCATGGATAAAAGGAAATGCGGCAGATAGAATGGACCATTTTCcggagattttaaaatatgtaagactccaagaaatggatgaaattttgaTCAACAAAATGGAATTGCCTCCCGTATTTAAAGATAACCCTTTTTGCTTCGATTTTAGCTTCATCAATAATATCCAAACGGCAGCAATATCAAAGATGATGGAACAGGCGAAAGCTTTGCCTCTCTCTATAACTGGTTTACGCGGCCCTCGAATTCCGACCAGTATATACTTCATCTGTAAACAAGTCCCACAACGAAAAGCAGaactttttataacttatgACTTTAACTTTGATTATTGGTATTATTTGGGGAAATTTCCATTGCATCGTGATGTGAACTATACTGAAATTTGCATTGCAGGGCAATtcgtttacttttctttttataataaccCAACAAGGATAAAAGCTTTTGATCTCATCCGTGAAACGTGGACTTTTATCAACAGTGTTCCACAAAGGCGGTCTTTGTACACTGCAGTTTCAATCAATGATGATCTTTACGCTTTGGGTGGTATGCTTTCCATGGTACAGTCTGTTGACTCTTCTTTTATAGATATCAACAACATTGGAAGAAATCCTGCTAACATCTTATTCAACCAAATAAATGCAGCTGATGTGGAAAACCTAAACCCAGATGATGACAACTCTCTCATGTTTGTAGATCTGTTTGATGATGAAGAAGCCGAAGATGGCAATGACAACTTGAATGGCAACCAAGGCGAAGAGACCAATGATATAAACGAAAATTTAGATCATGCTTTAGAGGATGAAGCAGCTTACTTGAATTCTGACCCGGATGATGAACATGAAACTTATGGCAGCGTTGAATTACCGGATGAGGAAGCAAATACTTCAGCCGATGAACCTCTTGATGACGAGGTCCAGTTTTCGGAGACAGACATGAATGGAACGCAAGACCTCCATGACGATTACCATGTTATAAGAAGCAGATACGACGTCGTGCAACGTTACAATAGAGAATCAAATACGTGGCAGTTGATGCACCCTATGAATGCTGCCCACATTATCCGAGCTGTGACGCTAAACAACATGATTTATGTCATCGGAGAAGGTGTAGATTACGAAGAAATGGTCTGCCAATTTTATGATCCCAATAGAGATTCATGGACTCTGATACCAACACCCGAATTCTACCGCACAAATTGTGCTGTTGTAACATTCTGTGGTAAATTATACCTCATAGGCGGACAGAACAGGTATTTTGCTGATCTCAGAAAAGTTGAGGAGTACAATCCAACTGAAAATTCGTGGCGGTTACTACCAGATTTGCCATACATTTATTTCGATCCCGAAGCTATAGTcatcaaaaatacaattcttgtTTACGATCAAAGTGCATTATGGGGTGAAAATCATACCTCTGTTACTTGGGACAGTGAAATGCAATCATGGCGTACAGCATCATTTATCAGTGAAGAACTGCTGACGGAAATGAGGCGCAGCCAAATAATTGTTGCTGAAAATCAGGCCATGTTGAAAGAGTTAATCGGGAAACATAAACGCAAGAGAAGTGTTTGGGTAAAAAGtgatttggaaaatttaaatttagataacgtagaaatttaa